In Tsukamurella tyrosinosolvens, the genomic window ACGGGCGTGACGCGACTCGGCGACGTCGTCCCGTGCCGTTCGACGTTGTCGGTGCGCCGTGACAACGCGCCCAGAGGGAAGTCCGCGCCGGTCTTCGCGCGCATGGTGGGGGCCTGTGGGCGCGGCACACCTCCGCTGACCGTCGAACGGACATAGGAACTAGGACGTCAAGCGGACCGTCGACAGGAACCACGAAAGCCCCCTCCGAAGTGGAGGGGGCTTTCGTATTGTGCGCCATCAGGGACTCGAACCCCGAACCCGCTGATTAAGAGTCAGCTGCTCTGCCAATTGAGCTAATGGCGCGTGCTCGCTCGCTGCGTGCTGGAATACATTAGCAAGACGTGGAGCGAAACGTGAAATCGGCTGGTCAGGGTCGGTTTCTGAGCTAACGAGCCGTCACTGGAAGGCGCTCTGCCCGGTGAGCTTCTGCCCCAGGATCAGGGTGTGCATCTCGACGGTGCCCTCGTACGTCAGCACGCTCTCCAGGTTGTTCGCGTGCCGGATCACGGGGTACTCCAGCGAGATGCCGTTCGCGCCCAGGATCGTGCGGGCGGTGCGACAGATGTCGATCGCCTCGCGCACGTTGTTCAGCTTGCCCAGGGACACCTGCTCGGGCCGCAGTGCCCCGGCGTCCTTGAGGCGGCCCAGGTGTACCGCCAGCAGCACGCCCTTGGTGTACTCCAGGGTCATGTCGGCGAGCTTCTGCTGGGTCAACTGGAAGCCGCCGATCGGGCGGCCGAACTGCTCGCGCTCCACCGCGTAGCGCTGTGCGCACTCGAGCGCCGTCCGCGCGGCACCCATGGCGCCCCACACGATGCCGTACCGCGCCTCGCTCAGGCACGACAGCGGGCCGCGCAGCCCGCGGACCTCCGGGAAGGCAGACGAGTCGGGGACGCGCACACCGTCGAGCACCAGTTCGGCGGTGACGGAGGCCCGCAGCGACATCTTGTGTTCGATGGTGTTCGCGGCGAACCCCACGGTGTCGGTGGGGACGGCGAAGCCGCGGACGCCCTCGTCGGTCTGCGCCCAGATCACGGCGACGTCGGCCAGGGAGCCGTTGGTGATCCACATCTTCCGGCCGTCGAGGATCCAGTCCGCGCCGTCGCGACGCGCCCGGGTGCGCATGTTGGCGGGGTCGGAGCCGTGGTCGGGTTCGGTCAGGCCGAAGCAGCCGATCAGCTCGCCGGCGGCCATGCCGGGCAGCCAGCGCTGCTTCTCCTCCTCGCTCGCCCACTTCCAGATCGCGTACATCGCGAGCGAACCCTGCACCGAAACCATGGAGCGCAGGCCCGAGTCGCAGGCCTCCAGCTCGAGGCAGGCCACCCCGTACTCGGTGGCGGTCGTTCCGGCGCAACCGTATCCGTCGAGGTGCATGCCGAGCAGGCCGAGCGCGCCCAGCTTCCGCATCAATCCTCGGGGGTCGTCGAGTTCGCCGCGCTCGAACCAGTCGGCGACGTACGGCTCCACCTCACGGGCGGTCAGCGCACGAACGGAATCGGCGATCGCGCGTTCCTGGTCGGTGAACAGGCCGCTCAGGCCCGCCAGCTCATCGGGATGTGTGGTCATGGTGCCTCCTCGGCGCCACCCTAGCCGGGCGTGGTGGCAGCGGGGCGGAATGTCGTGCTTAGCTGGGCGCATGACCCTTCCCGGAACCCCCGCGCCCGCGGGCGCCGCAGAAGTGCTGAGGCAGCCGGCTCATCAGGTCTCGCCCCGCGCGAAGACGTGGTGGACCGTGCGTGCCGCGATCCGCTGGGCGATCGTGATCCCGCTGGTCACGGTGGTGCTCGCGGTGATCCCGGACGTGCCCTGGTACGCCGCCGTCGCGGCCTTCTTCGTCCTGGCCGCGGCAGCTGCGGCGCACCTGATCGTGATGCCGCGCTTCCGCTACGCCTTCCACCGCTGGGAGATCAACCAGGTCGCGGTGTACTCGCAGGCGGGGTGGCTGACCCGCACCCGCGTCCTGATCCCGATCTCGCGCGTGCAGGTGATCGACACCGTCGCCGGGCCACTGGAGCGCTCCTTCGGGCTGTCGACGGTCACCGTCACCACGGC contains:
- a CDS encoding PH domain-containing protein; the protein is MTLPGTPAPAGAAEVLRQPAHQVSPRAKTWWTVRAAIRWAIVIPLVTVVLAVIPDVPWYAAVAAFFVLAAAAAAHLIVMPRFRYAFHRWEINQVAVYSQAGWLTRTRVLIPISRVQVIDTVAGPLERSFGLSTVTVTTASSAGTVRISGLPTETAQAIAAGLTVSAAEDTDDAT
- a CDS encoding acyl-CoA dehydrogenase family protein; this encodes MTTHPDELAGLSGLFTDQERAIADSVRALTAREVEPYVADWFERGELDDPRGLMRKLGALGLLGMHLDGYGCAGTTATEYGVACLELEACDSGLRSMVSVQGSLAMYAIWKWASEEEKQRWLPGMAAGELIGCFGLTEPDHGSDPANMRTRARRDGADWILDGRKMWITNGSLADVAVIWAQTDEGVRGFAVPTDTVGFAANTIEHKMSLRASVTAELVLDGVRVPDSSAFPEVRGLRGPLSCLSEARYGIVWGAMGAARTALECAQRYAVEREQFGRPIGGFQLTQQKLADMTLEYTKGVLLAVHLGRLKDAGALRPEQVSLGKLNNVREAIDICRTARTILGANGISLEYPVIRHANNLESVLTYEGTVEMHTLILGQKLTGQSAFQ